The DNA segment CGCAGCGCCTGTGGCCGCACCCATTTGATCGCCTGGCCCTCGCGGCCATGCGCAATGCCCTCATAGCGCCGGCAGATATAAAGAGGCATCAGCAGATGGAAGGTTTCGTAGGTATGGCTGGCAAAGGTCAGCGGCGCCAGGCAGGCGATCTTCGTCTGGATGCCGAGCTCTTCCTCGAGTTCACGCACGAGCGTCTCTTCGGGCGTCTCGCCTGCCTCGACCTTGCCGCCGGGGAACTCCCAAAGGCCTGCGAGCGATTTTCCCTCCGGCCGCTGCGCCAGAAGAATGCGGCCGTCGGTGTCGATCAGCGCGCAGGCAGCGACGAGAATGATCTTGCGGCCCGCCTCGCTCATGCTTCCCCCGGAGAGCGCCAGTAGCAGTAGCGATAGGCCTCGCGGAAACCAAATCGGGCATAAAGCGCCAGCGCCGGTTCGTTGGAGGCGCCGACCTGAAGCCAGGCAGTCCGGGCGCTGCGCATGCGCGCCCAACGAAGCGCCGACGTCAGGATCTCGATCGCCAATCCCTTGCGCCGGTGCTCGGCCGCCACCGACACCGACATGATGCCGGCGAGGTCGTTATCCTGCACGCAAAGCGTCGTCGCCACCGGTCCGGCCTCGTCATTCTCGATGACGAAAAGGCCCGACGGCGGCTTGATCCCGCTGACCACCTCGGCCAAGGCAGGCTTGAGAGCGAGATCGGCTTTATCCACCAAAAGGCTCGCGTCGACATAGCGGCCGACATCATGGCTCGGCAGATGATCCAGCGTATCCGGCAGTTCGAGATCGATGAGATCGGCGGTCATGACAATGGTTTCTTCGAACCGCGTCCAGCCCTGGCGCAGCAACAGCTCGATCAGCATCGGCGAGGCGAGCGGCGTCTCGCGCACCACCATCGGCCGGCCATAGGCTTCGAACTTGCGCTGCGCCTTCGTCAGCCGGATGTCCAGATCGCGGCAGTCGGAGGGATCGAGCGGCACGACGCAGTTCAGCCGCTTCGACGGATGGCCCGCCGTCAACCGCACCTGCCAACTGCCATCATACTGCACGGACGAGGCAGGCCATGCCCGGAAGCCAACGGCTTCGAGCCTGCGCACCAAAGGCAGCTTGTTCATCGTGGACTGCGCATGCATGGGAAGGATATCAGCTCCGGTAGTCGCCATTGATGGCAACATATTCCTTGGTGAGGTCGCAGGTCCAGACCGTCGCCCGGCCATTGCCAAGCCCAAGGTCGACTTTCACAGGAATATCCTGCTGCTTCATCACGTTGGAGGCTGCTTCCTCGGAATAGGAGGCATCGCGTTCGCCATTGACGGCAACACGGACATCGCCAAACCAGATGGCGAGCCTGTCGCGGTCGGCCAATTCGCCGGCCTTGCCGACGGCCATGACGACACGGCCCCAATTGGCGTCCTCGCCGGCAGCCGCGGTCTTGACCAGCGGCGAATTGGCAATCGAGAGCGCAATGCGCTTGGCGGCGGCGTCATTCTCGGCGCCGGTCACGGTGATCTCGAGCATCTTGGTGGCGCCTTCACCGTCGCGAACGACCTGGATGGCGAGATCCTTCAAAAGCTCGTTCAGTGCCGTGCGGAAAGCGGCAAGCTTGGGATCGTCGGCGCGCTCGATCCGTGCTTGGCCGTCAGCGGCGGCAGCACCGGTGGCGAACAGCATCAGCGTGTCCGATGTCGAGGTGTCGCTGTCCACCGTCATCGAATTGAAGCTCGGATCAACACCTTCGGAAAGCAGCGTCTGCAGCGCGGCGGAGGAAATATCGGCGTCGGTGACGACGAAGGAGAGCATCGTCGCCATGTCGGGCGCGATCATGCCGGCACCCTTGGCGATACCGTTGATGGTGACCTTGACGCCGCCGATCTCGGCACTGCGGGTTGCGACCTTCGGATAGGTATCCGTCGTCATGATCGCTTTTGCGGCCTCGAACCAGAAATCGCTGGTCGCATCCTTCGCCATGGTGTCGAGCACGCCGGCAAATTTGGTCGCGTCCAACGGCTCGCCGATCACGCCCGTCGAGGCAAGGTAAACTTCGTTTTCGCCGCAACCGACGGCAGCGGCCGCCGACTTGGCGGTGAGTTCGGT comes from the Rhizobium sp. NXC24 genome and includes:
- a CDS encoding GNAT family N-acetyltransferase; translated protein: MATTGADILPMHAQSTMNKLPLVRRLEAVGFRAWPASSVQYDGSWQVRLTAGHPSKRLNCVVPLDPSDCRDLDIRLTKAQRKFEAYGRPMVVRETPLASPMLIELLLRQGWTRFEETIVMTADLIDLELPDTLDHLPSHDVGRYVDASLLVDKADLALKPALAEVVSGIKPPSGLFVIENDEAGPVATTLCVQDNDLAGIMSVSVAAEHRRKGLAIEILTSALRWARMRSARTAWLQVGASNEPALALYARFGFREAYRYCYWRSPGEA
- the mutT gene encoding 8-oxo-dGTP diphosphatase MutT, which translates into the protein MSEAGRKIILVAACALIDTDGRILLAQRPEGKSLAGLWEFPGGKVEAGETPEETLVRELEEELGIQTKIACLAPLTFASHTYETFHLLMPLYICRRYEGIAHGREGQAIKWVRPQALRDYPMPPADEPLIPFLQDLL
- the argJ gene encoding bifunctional glutamate N-acetyltransferase/amino-acid acetyltransferase ArgJ, with translation MSGSVSPLAPKSFVSMPALRGVRMTTASAGIKYKNRTDVLLMVFDKPAAVAGVFTRSKCPSAPVDFCRSNLPHGSARAVVVNSGNANAFTGLKGRQATELTAKSAAAAVGCGENEVYLASTGVIGEPLDATKFAGVLDTMAKDATSDFWFEAAKAIMTTDTYPKVATRSAEIGGVKVTINGIAKGAGMIAPDMATMLSFVVTDADISSAALQTLLSEGVDPSFNSMTVDSDTSTSDTLMLFATGAAAADGQARIERADDPKLAAFRTALNELLKDLAIQVVRDGEGATKMLEITVTGAENDAAAKRIALSIANSPLVKTAAAGEDANWGRVVMAVGKAGELADRDRLAIWFGDVRVAVNGERDASYSEEAASNVMKQQDIPVKVDLGLGNGRATVWTCDLTKEYVAINGDYRS